The following proteins come from a genomic window of Prionailurus viverrinus isolate Anna chromosome D1, UM_Priviv_1.0, whole genome shotgun sequence:
- the LOC125176587 gene encoding syncytin-1-like has protein sequence MSILQTTLSLLNTTNPILAQDCWLCLPQQAPRPIAIPAILNISITDDCFPSSLPPPFPVQFISPFNTSCFINNFTSQNNSIDVGITSLAQCHQYITINSSLCSTNTTVFVCGNNLAYTDLPHNWTGICVLATLLPDIDLVAGETPMPIPSLDFVAGRSKRAVTIIPLLAGLGITGAVAAGTAGLGVSIHSYQQLSQQLINDVETLSGTIQDLQDQLDSLAEVMLQNRRGLDLLTAEQGGICLALQEKCCFYAKKSGIVRTKIKQLQEDLARRRKEMAENPLWSALHGFLPYLLPLLGPLLGLLLLLAVGPITFNKIMNFIRDRLNAIQVMVLRPQYQLLDIKSELN, from the coding sequence ATGTCTATCCTACAAACCACTCTCTCGCTCTTAAACACCACTAACCCAATTTTAGCCCAAGATTGCTGGCTGTGCCTACCCCAACAAGCTCCCCGACCCATCGCCATCCCCGCCATACTTAATATTAGTATAACCGACGactgcttcccttcctccttaCCTCCACCTTTCCCTGTTCAGTTTATCAGTCCGTTCAACACTTCTTGCTTCATAAACAACTTTACCTCTCAGAACAACAGCATAGATGTAGGAATCACGTCCCTTGCCCAATGCCACCAGTACATCACTATCAACTCCTCCCTATGCAGTACTAATACTACTGTATTCGTCTGCGGGAACAACCTAGCTTACACCGACCTTCCCCATAATTGGACCGGAATATGTGTCCTAGCCACCTTGCTACCCGATATCGACTTGGTTGCAGGAGAAACCCCCATGCCCATTCCTAGCCTGGATTTTGTAGCTGGCAGATCCAAACGAGCTGTAACTATTATTCCCCTCCTGGCAGGTCTGGGAATTACAGGCGCTGTAGCTGCAGGGACAGCAGGATTAGGAGTCTCTATACACTCCTATCAGCAACTCTCCCAACAGCTAATCAACGATGTCGAGACCTTGTCAGGGACAATCCAAGATCTGCAAGATCAGCTAGATTCCCTGGCAGAGGTAATGTTACAGAACAGGAGGGGATTAGATCTGCTAACCGCAGAACAAGGTGGCATTTGCTTAGCCCTGcaagaaaaatgttgcttttatgCCAAAAAATCGGGAATAGTTCGAACCAAAATCAAACAGCTCCAAGAGGACCTCGCACGCCGACGGAAAGAAATGGCCGAAAACCCACTGTGGTCAGCACTCCATGGGTTTCTACCTTACCTTCTCCCCCTTCTAGGCCCCCTACTAGGtcttctcctccttcttgccGTCGGCCCTATTACATTCAACAAAATAATGAACTTTATCAGAGATAGACTAAACGCCATTCAGGTTATGGTCCTTAGGCCGCAATATCAACTCCTAGATATAAAAAGCGAGCTCAATTAA